AGACGAAGGTCactcgtgtgtgtgtgcatccCTTCTCAATTTTCAAATGGTTAGCGGAAGTACGTCGCAGGCGAAAATGAGAACTGCTTCTGCCAACAAGAAACCCAACCAGGACACAAAATCGTACCACGAGTGAACGCTCAGTGGCCTGGGTAGTACTCAGCTTCtacctttttatttatgcGGGAAGGTTTAACGGCTGTGCTCCGTCTTTGCACCACTGTTATTTCGTTGGGGGAGAAGTTTAAGGGGGGAAACTACAAAGTCATTCAGAGAATAGGATGCTTTGGAACACTTTCCTACCTTTGAACTATCTGTAATGGTAAGGATGTTGGGAAGAGGACTTGGGAGGGAATTTCGACCGTTTTGTTTGGAGAGCGCAGTGACGCTAAGACAAAGGAGCCGTTGCAAAGGACGCGCCAAATAGCATTTAAATCCTGGGTGTAAAACGCGGGGTCATGTGCTTGCTCTGCTAAGTTTAATTTAATTTGTGCACACACGCTCATGTGCATGACAATCCAATAGGTTTGAACCTTTCGGTTGATGTGAGAAGACAGAACAGAAAGTGCCGGGTGGAACCACCAATTTTTATAACCAACGGCGCGCCACTGGGTCTACGGATGTGCCTGCAAGTTAGCAATCTGTAGAGTGTCCGTGGTGAAGTAGCAGCTGTCGTTTCAAAACTTTAAAATTCTCTGCTGAATATGTTGTACGATAGCGATGTGGAAACGTGTCATGTTATCTTGTGCCGTTTATCACACTGACAATGCAATAAGGTTCGCCAACAATTCACTGCGAAACTAAACTAGCACAACGTCATCAAAGGTGAAGCGCTAGGGATACGTACGTGTTTTTCGTGGGAAACCATGTTTGCGTGAATTTCAGCAACACAATTGGTGTGTTCGATGAAACAATTCCATTGAAGCTAGTAACTGTTGCCTCTTACAGATTTGTTGAGGGACACAAGACACGTCGTACCGTCCGAAATTACTATGCCTTCAGCTGAGCTAAAGGGGACTTATGCGACGCTCCCTATATTATTGgtgattttttctttaaagttTATGAAAGGTAAAATCTGTTACCTTTTGTTAATTGGGGAGCTGGGGACAGAAATTTTGTGTGGGTTATACAAGTCGTTTTGACGGAGATGTTAAGCACTACTACAGCTTTGATATACGCACACTGCTGTTTTCGATTGACGTGTGAAAGCAGAGTGGCATGGCGTTGGGCAGTATAGCAAGCAGTAACACATCAGTTCTCGTCGTGAAGCGGTTACTCGTCGCCGTTACTTGACATCCACCCACTGTATACACAACAGTCTACCCGTTATCCTTACAAGAGCAGTTGTTCTGACCTTATCATGTGACTGTGATAGGGGCATTCTGTTATTCATCTTGCAAAATTTTCGGACCGCCGCCAAGTGACTTCTCCAAGAAATAATTGGAACACACCTCCACAGAAGTTGATgatcatttatttatttatttaaaatcaCGTCACAATCAGAGGAGATGTGCAGATGCGGCAGTAGGGTAGTTGAATTTTATTTCATGTTGGCACCGAGGCACTTCAACTGCGCGAGAAGAAAATACTTAAGATGTAGTCTCGTGCTCCAAACTAGTTTGCATAATCAGTGAGAAGTATTGTGCAGATTGTggtagcgtttttttttctaataaaaaaaaccgcAGGGGTACCCACTACTTGTGTGTACTTGATTTGATTTGGCAACTGCCAACACTGTTTGTGAAGATGGTGGCAGTTAGGAGTTGTTCGTGTACGATCAGCTCACTGAGTTTTTAACGCGATACCCATTGTGCACACCGATTCAAGTAGAAAATGGGTGAcggcaacaccaacacgtTGTGGGACCGACGTTTGTCGGTGATGGACGATGGTTTTGCGATTCCACATGCCGTTAAACGTTACTACTCAATGCTTTGATAACAGAGGCATTGTCTTTGCTTGAAAGGTACCGCTACTGTTCTTAACCTTGCATAACTAATTATCAGCCGtctgtttgtatttgttttcagCTTGTCCAAATCGGTTTTTGTGAGGGTATCGTGCGATGTTGCACTCTAACACACTTGATCTAACAACGGCTGCTGTTGTCGTTTCCGTTTTGCTGCCGATCCTGCACCTcttcgaaaaatatgttgaGGGGCAGCACAACAGCGTAGGCAAAGGCGTGGTTATGCCTGATATGTGcttatattttaaaaatgcCATCAACTGTCGTCACCCCTTTAACTTGGTGGGCCGCCGGCGCCAAGTGGTTTAATACTCGTCTTGGCGTAGGTAATGCATATTGGTATTTGCTGCTCAATGTAAACGAGCACGTTGCTGTAAGCCGTTGTTACGACCAGCATCAGGGCATGACGACTAAATTCTGAATCCCCTCTCGCTGTGTAATTGATTTCCGTGCATTTGAGAGCCGGCGCAGCTTACCGTTAACAAACGTTCACATACTCAGCCCTCTTACAGCTGTAGAATAAGTCTAGTAACGAACACAATAGTAACacgaaagcacaaaaaaaatgttggtgatatcttttcttttcggtgCCGCGAGCAACTGACCTTAAGCCGCCAGTCGAGCTTTGAGTAAAGAAGGGCAGTCGCATGAACATTACAATTTGTCCGaatttgtttcctttgttaCCACAAGTTATTTGTTGCAGTGGTCACTTGGTGAGCGGTATTCGTTTTATGATGaatgctgtttttttttttttgttacttctcTCGAAGCCTTTGCTCACGAAGAAAATACCCAAGCTTACTCGAATTTTGTTTTGCCATTGGCGGTTACCGGGGCCACAAAGCTCGAAAGGCACAACGTGAAGGAGATAGGGGGGGGCATATTTATGTCCGTGATGGAGTCCATCAATGAACCAAGACCCGTTTGCATCCCTATTTTACTCAGCCTTCGGATTTGTTCGAGGTGCAGACTCAATGCGCcagtttatttatttatgcttATTTACTAGATTTCTTCTAAGACGTAGGGAGGGTGCCACTCCCGGAATGATACCTTTCAATATCTCCTGGCAATGGCATTGCATACAAGAACGAAGCTAACGCTACTCTATACCCCATTTCTCTCTCATCAACCTTATTGTGTTCCACGTCTTGCGCAATTGCTGTTTGTAGGTGCAAGATgggaaaacagaagaagcGGCTTCCAAAGCAAAAGCGGAAAGTCCCTATGGCAGAGCGCTCCCGTAAgctaacaaaaaagggaaaacttaAACGCCGACGCGGTGACCTGAAAATGGTCCACAATCTCGATGTCAGTTTCCCcgtgaagcaaaagaaaggtgGAAAGTGGGTGAGAACGGGTGAGCGCCGCTGCAACGTACACACGGTTTGCAATTGTGTTAACCGCACGGATCCCACCAAAATGGCACGAGTGACGAATCGTTGAGGACCCACCCAACACACCTGGAGATAGCAGTAAAGTGTGTTTTCCCTGCAGGGTCAGACGTGCGCCTTCCGCCGCTCACGGAAAGCGTTATGTTCCCCACGTAAGGGAAGAGGCCGCGTACGCGTACGTGGCTCAGGTGCCGTCACCTCGTCGGCCATACGCACAAAGCACCCGCAGTCACAACTCCGCGGTCGACCGTGCATCCCCGTACTAACCCATTGGCCAACCATCTCACTGCGTACCTTTTTGCTTATTcagtccttttttttttcttggttttAGAGTTCACTATGTAAAGGCGGTGCGCAAGCCAGTGTAGTATTCGGCGGGGATTCGAATGCGGGGAGGCTCCAAGACAGCAacccagcagcagcggctcgGCTGGAGGAGAACtggagaggggaagggaagggggcgGCGCGGAAGCATCGAGGCAGCGTGGGTCTCCAAGGCTGACGTTTAGGAGGTCCGCCACGAACCCGGCACCTGTTCCCGACACACACGCGGGATTTAGAGGCAACACCCCCGCCCCGTGGATTTAGGAAGTATTGGGGAATGTGCTCGAACtggtaaaataaaaggggagCAAGGAGGTAACCTCTGGAAAGGCGATGGAAACTGTTTTCCGGGTGGCATAACCGACGTTTGGACAGAAGGGGCGCCCAAAGAGGAAGGCGATACGGGACGAAGGAACGAAGAGATAAACCGCCCACGCGGCCACccaggggaaagggaaacctAACTCACTGAAAATTTATTTCAAGAAGCCAgcagccacgcgagcacggACCCTCTGGACACATAAGTTTCTCGCTTTTAGAAACTGGCAACTGAGAAAACATTTCAACTCGCATGGAGAGTTTGTCTTTCCAAAGAGGCGCGAAATTTGGGGACTGTatatggaggaggagggctTGGGCGCAAGGCACCGGTGTAATAGAAGGTAGGAAAGCACAACCCGGACCGTGAGCAAGATTCGCCAAGCGCGGTTCAACTCCTCCGTTGTTTCCGCACTGAAAGCGGTCGGTCACAAGCTCTCGCCCCGGCGCGCGCCGGTGGCGGTTTGTGGCTGCTCTTGTGATCCGTCGGTGGTTTCGGTGATGCGTTTTACTTCTCAAACCCGCCGTCGCCCACATTTGAATCTACCTGCCTAAACAATTGAAAGAACAGAAGGAAACGCGCAGATGGCAGCGAAGAGACCACCGGCTTAGCGCCTCGCAGTCCGCGCATCACCCCACTTCCGACCGCATTCAAAGTGGAATTTAGCAATTCTCCTTTCACACCCCTGccgacacacaaaaaaaaaataatagtaatattgacaataatgataatgatgaacaACCCGGGAATATAGTCAACGTGTGgctaaaaaataaataaataaaagggacCCTCGCACGAACACACAAGACAGCGTGTCCGAAGATTTTCGGCGACGGTTTGTGCGTCTGCGACCGAATATTCAATCCACTGTTAATCATCCTCCACACCCTCCTACTTTAACCACATCGTTTCTGTTTCAAAAGTCAACCCCTTTCTCGTTTCACATTTTTATCCATTACATGTTTCCCCCTTAATGCGCGGACCCTCACCTCGTAGCTCGGTTTACTTTAATTCATTTTACCCCCACGCACCTATTTTCCCCAGACGAtcccattttctttccttctttttatccctcccccttcccgtTCCCCGCTCGCTCGTTAACGCTCGCTCCGTCGATAACATTAATTTTTCGTACGAGACTCACTTTGTCGCTTCGTTTCGGACTTCCTTGACGGCCTTAAGGACGTTCTTCGGTAGTTTGGCGGTGGCAAATATGAGGTTGGTGCGGCGGTCCAACTCCGACTTCAACTCATCCACCCTCCCCGATTCCTCCTTCTCGTCCCGCCTTCCACCGGCGCCTCCCGCTTGCGGTTTCGGAGCGCGGCCCGCGTCCTGCGCATCTCCCCTGCTGCCGCCGGCTTGGGGCTTTGCTGCTCCGCCTCGTCCCTTCATTTCTCCTCTTAATTGTAAATGGCACGCGGTTATTCAATTGATGTGTTTGGATAATGTGTCCGATGCGCCCAATTAATCAATATTATAAGCTAGACGGTGTGAATTGCCGCGTATAACCAACTGGGCAGATGAAACTGCGCgcttgcttcctttttcggATGCGTGTATGTCTTAACTGACGCTTTTGCCTTCTCGATATAAAGATGATGGGCTTATGGTACAGCGCACGGGCGACAGGGAGGCCATGACAGTGTGAACGGCCATGGATGGGTGCCAGCGGcgacacaaaaacaaaacaacaacaagtgaTTGgcaaagaggaaggggaggggatggAAAGAAATACGGAATAAATTGTGAAAATCGTGAAGGCCCGCCGCTTTCACATCCATAATCCCAACGCATTTCCACAAAAAAGACCACAGTACTCGGTAACGCAGGGAACGTTCAGGCTTCAGCCGATGCAAGCAATACGAATTTAAAAACACAGAGAACCTCTTTCAGCAAGGTTAAAACGCCACGAGTCCAcgtgaagacaaaaaaaaagggcaataAACCACACAACAGAGTGCAAGGGATGGTTTCGCACACGGTGAATCACCTTATCATTCGACTAGGGCGCAAAAATTAACAACAATACCaaccttcccccctttaaagaatgaggaaaaaaaaaaaacacccctcctccctcttttccgcGCCTCTTTATTATGGGGCcaaaaaacacatataccTCCGGTGTTGGTCAAAGCTTTTAAGACCCCCCGACGGGAGCAACAACGACTGCAAAGAGACGGTAAACACACAAGaagagtgaagaagaaatgacaaaaggggaaagggaggaacaAAACGCACTAAACATGGGCATGTATGCCCCAAAATCTCCTCCCGCCCAGCCACCCGGAAAAGCACAGAAACTCGGGTGACGGCATGCACGTCGCgcggaagaagagggaagaaaaagagtccTGTTCAAGAGTCCGCGAAAGCTTGAAGCTCCCGCTCACTGAAACCCGATGCAATACGTTTGTGGTAGCATATTGTCCTACAAAACTGCTTCAACGCCATTGACCCCAGAACAAACAACACAATGACCATCAACACTATGGAACTGAAGAGAATAATGTAGAAGGGTTTCTCATTCCTTTCCGGTGGGACCGGGGGCGGTGGTGGCGTAGGGCCGGGTTCTGGTCCTGGTTTTGGCCCAGGTGGAGGTTGTAACCCCGAAATGGCAACCTTAGCCGCTTCATTTCCTGCCGCCACTGCCATCGGTACCTGCTGCGCTGCTCCCTGGCGGGCCTCACTCGCGGCGCCGACAATACCCTCCAACTCCCGTAATAATTTCTCAGTCTCGGTGAGGTTCGCCCGTATGGTGGGGTCTTTCACAAACGGTAGCGCCCGTTGCATGGCGTCCTCCAGCGAGTCTGCTGTGAcgttctttctctccctcttgtTACATTTGTCAGTGACGTGCTGCCTAAACGAAACCTCCGTACCATCCACTAAGTGCTTGAGATACCCGTTCGCCACCTCAGCGCACCGCACAACACGCACTGCGGCATCCTTGAACTGCGACCACAGTCCTCGGACCCTTTGGATTTCTTCGTTACACAGAACGATTGCAGTTCTTACTTTGTTAAACGCGGCCAAAACAACTTCAATAGCTTCAGCTGACTGTGAGGATGCCGCCCGCAGCACGGCGGCGTAGGCCTTTCGTACTTCCATCTCCGCTATTGCCCCGCTTTGTGACGCCACAGTGGCGTTTCGGCGCACATGCACCTTCATAGAATCAACAGCATCCCACGGCACTCCATTCAATTGTTTGATTAATTCACACACGGCCTCGTCACCGTCATTCTCGGTGAGTGCCGTCCTCCCAAGCACACTCCCAAACAAGAGGAAGCTAAGATATACGTAATAAATCAAGATCATTACCTCGTTGGTCACACGATGCGCAATTAACACCGTCGCAGCGGAGACTTCCTTTCCAAATTAGCAAGCCATTCGCCACGGGAACGCACGGGTGGTACGacgaaaagggagagaagaggaaagaacaaGAGGAGGGGACAAAAGTGAACCTCATGGggcgtatgtgtgtgtgtgtgtgtgtgaggggGTTTCTAGTGGCCACGAGCAACATGCCACACATTTAAATATTTCGCGCGCATCTGCGGCTGGTGGTCGGGAAAattggggaagaaaaaaagaaaggaaaagagccGCCGCACCTGTATCACCTCTtgggctctttttttttttcctccctcctcgGTGCGTGACATTGTTCTGCAGCCAACCAAATCCCGTTAACACAACTTGCGCTGCTACCACCAGATGTGCCCGATAATTACTTGTGCTGACATCTagaaaacaataagaaaGAGCAGGATGAAAGGGGAAGTGTTCATACGCATCGTTGAATACAATGCCACGCATATGCAAGCAAGCATACCCCATCGTAAGTGGACAGAAACTTGTGTATGGTTAAGCAAATgcgacaaagcaaaaaaaaaaaagacaagagaAACCCAGCGGTACGAAGAAGGgggcacacacatacacacccCGGCAATAAATAACATTGTGTGACATaatttcttcactttcccctcttccatccctccctccctctccctcccaaaacacacacacacacacacgcatacacaCCCTCACATTCAAAacgcgcatatatatatatatatatatatatatatatatataatcttCAGCCCGGCCACATCCAATTTGTTCACCAACGTACGCCAGCAAACCGTCTCCAGGCAATGAATCAGAGACGAAGGAGAGAGGATGGAGTTGGATTCAATCGGTTACCggacgaaaaataaaacaagtgGGTGGAATTCGGCGGgacataaaaacaaaaaaagaaaattctgTTACTggctcttctttttgtttctgacgCTTCAATTGCTCGGCGTACCCGCATttgcaaacaacaacaaatccCTTACATTCACTTCATAAACTTACTacaaccacacacaaaaattcCGCGATGTTGGTGTTGCAGCTCCTCGAACACGGTCTACTACCACGCACGCCACCAGGCCCCTAACCGTTGTCGCTTGTTGCATTAGCACTGTTAAATTCATTTACCCTCTCCCCCTTCCCGCCTGTTTAATCCCTAAACTCATCTGTTTGAACCGTAGCGAAAAAATTCAAGAACTCATTACAGTGATAATGattgtaataataattattatagtAATATCATATGGCAGGCAGCGGTGAGtttaaaacacaaaaacaaaagggaacaCATACGTCCGTTCCAAACTTTCGTCTCAGTTTCAAATGCGCTGGCGAGACGGAGGCGGTAGTTAAGAGGAGGGAAGTATACGTTTGGGGGGATGGAGAAAGATCAGCAAAGAAACTAAAGTCATCTCagcttttgtttgcttctgcCTTTTCGTGCCTATTAacgttgggggggggagggaagagagggaagagggaagaaaatcgTTGTGAGCACACTGTGGCCGAAAACAGTTAATGCTCAAACGCAATATTCCTTTCGATGCTGTGATTGCCTTTCACACCCCCATTAGGGTGTAATATGATAGCAAGTAGATTCTCTCGCTTCTTCTACTCCCTTTAACACCACCTTTATAATTTAGTTACGTGTTCCCTTCTGTTCCCTCTCCAGCACTCCTTCACGTGCACTCAAACACACGCACCtctatattttcttccatctcAAGCCCCCCCCCTGCTCATTTCAGCCAGcatttgccgctgctgccccACCCCTACTTCCACCTTCCTTAATATATCTTTCAGAATTAATCCTCATTCACGGACCACAGTTTAAGATGATCGTCTAGCGAAGAAGTAATAAGTTTGTTGCCGCACATATCCATGTGATAGACAGTGCTGTGATGTCCCACTAAGGTCTCGCAGTGCTCCCCTGTCTGAGCGTCCCAAATCATGACGCTCCAATCGCGAGCACATGTGTAAATGTACTTGTCGCTTGTAGAGAACATTGCCTGGTGAATGGGAACCTGGTGTCCCCTCCACGATAACACGCAGCTGTTGTTGCACCAGTCCCAAACCCTAACCTCGTGGTTCATTGCCGCAGATACAATACGCGTGTCGTCATGGGAGAACTGGCAGGACCACACCGTATCAGTGTGGCCATCAAGTGAAACCTGTTCCTCATCCCTTTCCCATTCCCACACCTTGATAACCCTGTCGTCCCCACCAGACACAACGTACTTCCCTGAATCGGTGTTGCTGAAGCAGCAGTAGAATACAGCCAATGTATGGCCGCGGTACGTGCCCACCTTTGTCCCCGTGTTTCCGTTCCACACCCGAACGGTGTGATCGCATGAGCATGACACGATGTAGTCTCCATTGGAATTGTACTT
This sequence is a window from Trypanosoma brucei gambiense DAL972 chromosome 7, complete sequence. Protein-coding genes within it:
- a CDS encoding phosphoprotein lepp12 codes for the protein MGKQKKRLPKQKRKVPMAERSRKLTKKGKLKRRRGDLKMVHNLDVSFPVKQKKGGKWVRTGERRCNVHTVCNCVNRTDPTKMARVTNR
- a CDS encoding T. brucei spp.-specific protein; this encodes MILIYYVYLSFLLFGSVLGRTALTENDGDEAVCELIKQLNGVPWDAVDSMKVHVRRNATVASQSGAIAEMEVRKAYAAVLRAASSQSAEAIEVVLAAFNKVRTAIVLCNEEIQRVRGLWSQFKDAAVRVVRCAEVANGYLKHLVDGTEVSFRQHVTDKCNKRERKNVTADSLEDAMQRALPFVKDPTIRANLTETEKLLRELEGIVGAASEARQGAAQQVPMAVAAGNEAAKVAISGLQPPPGPKPGPEPGPTPPPPPVPPERNEKPFYIILFSSIVLMVIVLFVLGSMALKQFCRTICYHKRIASGFSERELQAFADS